The following are encoded together in the Mesoplodon densirostris isolate mMesDen1 chromosome 2, mMesDen1 primary haplotype, whole genome shotgun sequence genome:
- the LOC132480962 gene encoding pyridoxal phosphate phosphatase PHOSPHO2-like codes for MKILLVFDFDNIIIDDNSAIWIVQCAPEKEPPIVLQDSYEKGLWTEFMGRVFKYLGDEGVREDEMKRAMISMPFTPGVVELLNFIRKYKDKFDWIIISDSNSVFIDWVLEATNFHDVFDKVFTNPAAFYSNDHLTVENYHAHSCTRCPQSHCKNVVLVEFVGKQLQRGVNYIRIVYIGDGRNDVCPVTFLKKNDVAMPQKGYTLQKTLSRMSQNLEPMESSVVSWSSGVEIISHLQFLIKE; via the coding sequence ATGAAAATTTTGTTGGTTTTTGACTTTGACAATATAATCATAGATGATAATAGTGCCATCTGGATTGTACAGTGTGCTCCAGAGAAAGAGCCTCCTATTGTACTACAAGATTCTTATGAAAAAGGATTGTGGACAGAATTTATGGGCAGAGTCTTTAAGTATTTGGGAGATGAAGGTGTAAGAGAAGATGAAATGAAAAGAGCAATGATATCAATGCCTTTCACTCCAGGGGTGGTGGAACTTTTAAACTTTATAAGAAAATACAAGGATAAATTTGACTGGATCATTATTTCAGATTCAAATTCAGTCTTCATAGATTGGGTTTTAGAAGCTACCAATTTTCATGACGTGTTTGATAAAGTCTTTACAAATCCAGCAGCTTTTTATAGCAATGATCATCTCACTGTGGAAAATTATCATGCTCATTCTTGCACTAGGTGCCCCCAAAGTCATTGCAAAAATGTAGTTTTGGTAGAATTTGTAGGTAAACAGTTACAACGAGGAGTGAATTATATACGAATTGTTTATATAGGTGATGGCAGAAACGATGTCTGCCCAGTAACcttcttaaagaaaaatgatGTTGCCATGCCACAGAAAGGATATACTTTACAGAAAACTCTTTCTAGGATGTCTCAAAATCTTGAACCTATGGAGTCTTCTGTTGTATCTTGGTCTTCAGGTGTTGAAATAATTTCTCATTTACAATTTCTAATAAAGGAGTAA